The segment GCGTCCGTGCAGGCCACCAGCGCGTGGCGACCGAGCGACGCGCCGACCACGTACGCCTCCTCGAACCGCAGCCGGACGAATCCCGCCACGGGTTGGTCCTCCAGCGAGCGCAGGATCGCGAGCATGCGGTTGCCCACCTCGTCGAGGTGGCGCCTCGCCGCCCCGTCCCCCGCCGTGGCGACGACGCGCGACCCGGCTGTGACGACACCAGCCCAGCGGACGCCCCCGACCGCCTGGACCCGGCCGAGGCAGTGGACGACCGTGGCCGTGGCGTCCGCGCCGCCGATCACCATGAAGGTCGGCACGGTGCGGGCCTCGGCGGGCGCGAGCACCGCCCGGTAGGTGCCCTCCCCGGCGGGCGTCCAGGTCACCCCGACCGTCAGGCGGCACGTGCCCAGCGCCTCCAGCGCCCGTAGGTCACCGATCTCGACCAGCTCCCCCGCGCGACGCGCCAGCCGGCCCGTGTAGGGCAGAGCAGCGGCGAGCGCACCCGCTGAGCCGTCGTCACCGACCACGATCCCGTCCGGGCGTACGACGAACTCGCAACGGTCGTGGCCATCCATCGGTCCTGCGCTCATGGCGCCACCCTGTCCCAGCCCTGCGCCGGACGGGGCGGCGTAACGCACAGTTCACACGCGACCGTGGAAGCGTTACCTCACGGCAACCGGGTGACCGGACCGGGTCAGGACGCCGAGCCGGGCAGGGTGCCCGTCTCGACCACCTGCTGGGCCACGGCGAAGAGCTTGATGTTCTGCTCCGACGAGAGCCGCTTGAGCACCGCGAAGGCCTGGTCCGAGGTCAGCGCGAACCGCTCGCGCAGGATCCCGGTCGCCTCGCCGATCAGCTGCCGGCTCGTCAGGGCCGTGTGCATCTGGTCGTGCCGCACGGTCGCGCTGAGGGCCACGGACGCGTGCGCCGCCGCGACGAGGCCGTCGAGCTTGTCCTCGTGGTCGAAGGCGTCGGGTTCGTAGGCGTAGAGGTTGAGCATGCCGATGCTGTCGCCCTCGACGAACAAGCGGAAGCCCAGGTAGGCCCGCACCCCGGTCCGGTCGACCACCTCGCTCCCCCACCGCGGCCAGGGGGCGTCCGTGCTGAGGTCGCCCACCGAGACCACGTCGGCGATCGGCGGTCCGCCCATTGCGGGCCCCTCGGCGAGGTCGTGCTGCAGGTCGTCCATCACCTGCAGCGACGCATGGGTGTGGGCGCAGGTGTCGTTGCGCCCCGACCGCAGCACGCAGACACCGGCGACGTCGCAGGCGTCGATCAGCTCGACGGCCATCGTGGCGATGCGTTGCAGGGTGTCGGCAGGGTGCCGGGCCTCCGACATCCCCCGCGCAGCCTCTGCCAGCCGCCGTCCGAACTCATGACGGTCCATGCGCACGCCTTCCCTCCCAGTGGCTCGACCCCGAGCGCATCGTATAGATGGGCCGGTGGAGCCCGAGCCGGCAGGCAGAGGGATGCGGCCCGGGTGGCCGCTTCTTGACCACCCGGGCCTGGTCCGCGCTGTGTCGCGACGCAGCGGGGACCTGGCCCGCCGTACCCGGATAGGCCCGCAACGATTCGCACGCGTGACGCGTCGCGCCTGCCTCACCCGGAGAGGATGAGGTGCGGCGTTCGTGCGCTGGCTAGCGTGTGGAGCCGGCGGTCGCCCGAGGTGATCGGACACCACCGCACGAACGCGCGGATGCGCACCGGTCGAGCGATGGGAGGGCGAGGGCGCCATGGTTGTCATGATCACGAGCACGGGTGTCTACCTGATCGTGGCTCTGGTCCTCCTCGTCATCGTCGGTGGCGGGATCGTGGTGGGCTACCGCAAGTACCGGCACGACCAGTAGGCCGCCTCCTCCGCGACGAACCGTCATCGCCCGAAGGGGGCACTCCATGCACACCAACCCTCAGCGTCTCGCGGCGGAGTTCTTCGGCACGTTCTGGCTGGTCTTCGGCGGCTGCGGTACGGCGGTGCTCGCGAGCGAGAACGTCCAGTGGCTCGGAGTCTCGCTCGCCTTCGGCCTCACGGTGCTGACCATGGCGTACGCCGTCGGCCACGTCTCGGGTGCACACTTCAACCCGGCAATCACGGTGGGCCTGGCCATGTGCAAGCGCCTCTCCTGGAAGGAGGTGCCCGGCTACGTCGTCGTCCAGGTCGTTGCCGCGATCACCGCGGCCTTCGTGCTGTGGGTCGTGGCGCACGGCATCCCCGGATTCGACTCCACGGAGACGGGCTTCGCCACCAACGGCTACGGCGACCGGTCGCCGATGGGCTACGACTGGTGGGCCGTGGCGATCATCGAGGTCCTCCTCACGGCGTTCTTCCTGTACGTCATCCTCGGCGTGACCGACACCCGAGCTCCCAAGGGCTTCGCACCCATCGCCATCGGACTCACGCTGACCCTGATCCACCTCGTCAGCATCCCGGTGTCGAACACGTCGGTGAACCCCGCCCGCTCCATCGGTCCG is part of the Nocardioides cavernae genome and harbors:
- a CDS encoding GAF and ANTAR domain-containing protein, with amino-acid sequence MDRHEFGRRLAEAARGMSEARHPADTLQRIATMAVELIDACDVAGVCVLRSGRNDTCAHTHASLQVMDDLQHDLAEGPAMGGPPIADVVSVGDLSTDAPWPRWGSEVVDRTGVRAYLGFRLFVEGDSIGMLNLYAYEPDAFDHEDKLDGLVAAAHASVALSATVRHDQMHTALTSRQLIGEATGILRERFALTSDQAFAVLKRLSSEQNIKLFAVAQQVVETGTLPGSAS
- the aqpZ gene encoding aquaporin Z; this translates as MHTNPQRLAAEFFGTFWLVFGGCGTAVLASENVQWLGVSLAFGLTVLTMAYAVGHVSGAHFNPAITVGLAMCKRLSWKEVPGYVVVQVVAAITAAFVLWVVAHGIPGFDSTETGFATNGYGDRSPMGYDWWAVAIIEVLLTAFFLYVILGVTDTRAPKGFAPIAIGLTLTLIHLVSIPVSNTSVNPARSIGPAMFAGWDAIWQLWLFILAPLLGGLIAGATYATLFGDGEPATPLEVATEG